A region of Oceanicoccus sp. KOV_DT_Chl DNA encodes the following proteins:
- a CDS encoding TonB-dependent receptor, whose translation MTTFTKMAVRSITLLLSCAALSVSADTQLEEITVTAQKREQGLQDVPIALSAFQSEFIEGVGAELIDDLARFTPALTTQASTQGEPNIYIRGIGSNDFGVGGDISVGVFIDDIYVGRISGAISDLADAERVEILKGPQGTLFGRNTIGGAISITTKKPGQETAGKVKVETGSYNKKRVDASIEGAVTDSVTMRLSGLYNRRDGWKHNDFDNTDVEDENNRGLRWTTVFNNDAGFDAMFKLNYDKIDVISRGPQSTNPLYANGDFYDDINSDLGDNGLEKRSLYDASVHLGWDWGDYEFQSITGVRDTDYKSRKDTTGSGSRDARLRTNIFVDARQYSQEFRLNFDDGGDLFWFLGTSIFYEDVEQDSLLESTNETVKYVIQDRQPAIFPFIAVDFPDGVDYYEYLENAGEYYSYAVYGDATWKFTEDWELTFGLRYTLDEKEHMVDSRGPEPDKLVFFGTENFPGVVYQDLPVDENDESWDAWTPRLVLRWNQSDSNMFYGSIAKGFKSGGFNSFAPGNPFDPEFVWSYELGNKSSWLDNRLQLNAALFYYDYEDLQVNNIEGAVVVLRNAGEAQGQGFEFDANWLISENWQLMLSGNYLDTEFKEFVAAIDNVATDLAGDQMPLAPELQFSATLMYDTMLNSGASVDARLSYSWSDDYYFSVSNTPDEYQDAFGTVDARIAWTDASSHWTVAVFGQNLTDEEYLVDAGGLAKYDLNAAIAVAAIGRTVGVSAAYQF comes from the coding sequence ATGACGACTTTCACTAAAATGGCGGTGCGTTCTATAACGCTATTGCTGAGTTGTGCTGCGCTGAGCGTAAGTGCGGATACCCAGTTAGAAGAAATAACGGTTACAGCGCAAAAGCGTGAGCAGGGTTTGCAGGATGTCCCTATTGCGCTAAGTGCATTTCAAAGTGAATTTATTGAAGGGGTAGGTGCTGAATTAATTGATGACCTCGCTCGCTTCACCCCGGCTTTGACTACGCAGGCCAGCACCCAGGGTGAACCTAATATTTATATCCGTGGTATCGGCTCGAATGATTTTGGCGTTGGTGGCGATATCAGTGTTGGTGTTTTTATTGATGATATTTATGTGGGGCGGATCTCTGGTGCAATTTCAGATTTGGCTGATGCCGAACGCGTAGAGATTCTAAAAGGGCCGCAGGGCACTTTGTTTGGCCGCAATACTATTGGAGGTGCTATCAGCATCACCACTAAAAAGCCGGGCCAGGAAACCGCCGGCAAAGTTAAAGTGGAAACCGGCAGTTATAACAAAAAACGTGTTGATGCCAGTATCGAAGGTGCGGTGACCGATTCTGTTACTATGCGCTTATCCGGTTTATACAACCGTCGCGATGGTTGGAAACATAATGATTTTGATAACACTGACGTCGAAGATGAAAACAATAGAGGATTGCGCTGGACTACTGTTTTCAATAATGACGCTGGCTTTGATGCCATGTTCAAACTGAATTACGACAAAATTGACGTTATTTCCCGCGGCCCTCAATCTACCAATCCCCTCTACGCTAATGGTGATTTCTATGACGATATCAATAGTGACCTTGGTGATAACGGTCTGGAAAAACGCAGCCTTTATGATGCGTCAGTGCATCTGGGATGGGACTGGGGCGATTATGAGTTTCAGTCGATAACAGGTGTGCGTGATACAGATTATAAATCGCGCAAGGATACTACCGGTTCTGGCAGTCGTGACGCCAGATTAAGAACCAATATCTTTGTGGATGCCAGACAATACAGTCAGGAATTTCGGTTGAACTTTGATGATGGCGGTGATTTGTTTTGGTTTTTAGGGACGAGTATTTTTTATGAGGATGTTGAACAGGATTCCCTGCTGGAATCAACCAACGAAACCGTTAAGTACGTCATTCAGGATCGCCAACCTGCAATCTTTCCATTTATTGCGGTTGATTTCCCCGATGGTGTCGATTACTACGAGTATTTAGAAAACGCCGGTGAATATTATAGTTATGCGGTTTATGGTGATGCGACCTGGAAATTCACCGAGGATTGGGAGCTGACCTTTGGCTTGCGTTATACCCTGGATGAAAAAGAGCATATGGTAGATAGCCGTGGCCCTGAGCCGGATAAATTGGTGTTTTTTGGTACTGAAAATTTTCCCGGTGTGGTATATCAGGATCTTCCTGTGGATGAGAATGATGAGAGCTGGGACGCCTGGACGCCACGTTTAGTTTTGCGCTGGAATCAAAGTGACAGCAACATGTTTTATGGCTCCATCGCCAAAGGTTTTAAATCCGGCGGTTTTAATAGTTTTGCGCCGGGTAACCCGTTTGACCCAGAGTTTGTGTGGAGTTATGAACTGGGCAATAAAAGTAGTTGGCTCGATAACCGTTTACAGTTAAATGCTGCTCTGTTTTATTACGACTACGAAGATTTGCAGGTGAATAATATCGAAGGAGCAGTAGTCGTCTTACGTAATGCTGGTGAGGCACAGGGGCAGGGCTTTGAATTTGATGCCAATTGGTTAATATCGGAAAACTGGCAGCTGATGTTAAGTGGTAATTATCTGGATACCGAGTTTAAGGAATTTGTTGCTGCGATTGATAATGTAGCCACTGATTTGGCGGGTGATCAAATGCCGCTGGCGCCTGAGTTACAATTTAGTGCGACGTTGATGTACGACACCATGCTGAATTCCGGAGCCAGTGTGGATGCACGACTTTCTTATTCATGGTCAGATGATTATTATTTTAGTGTGAGCAATACTCCTGATGAATACCAGGATGCTTTTGGTACCGTGGACGCGCGGATAGCCTGGACCGATGCGTCGAGTCATTGGACGGTTGCCGTGTTTGGGCAAAACCTGACAGATGAAGAATATTTGGTGGATGCGGGTGGTTTGGCTAAATACGATTTAAATGCAGCTATAGCAGTTGCGGCTATTGGTCGTACCGTGGGCGTTAGTGCGGCTTACCAATTTTAG
- a CDS encoding lysoplasmalogenase, protein MAGDIVARSSTFWLLAVVYMLFFAAAPAPWAAVFKVLPLLSLIAWAIVAAPGRPYLILALVLGASGDALLALGYFIPGLIAFLLGHLVYILLWRSAPVLIIPLSKKYVAAAIILAMVLAAVLILPSAGGLFWAIASYLLVITLMALIAMTSRLINHWGVIGVCSFLLSDFILAWNEFVDPISLSMPLVMISYYLAQYSICRSVIDCHTRQ, encoded by the coding sequence GTGGCTGGCGATATCGTCGCGCGCAGTAGCACTTTTTGGCTGCTAGCGGTCGTCTATATGCTGTTTTTCGCGGCTGCCCCTGCTCCATGGGCGGCAGTGTTTAAAGTGCTACCTCTGCTAAGTTTGATTGCATGGGCCATAGTCGCCGCGCCTGGTCGGCCTTATTTGATCCTTGCATTAGTGCTGGGTGCCAGTGGTGATGCCTTGCTTGCCCTGGGTTATTTTATTCCTGGTTTGATTGCATTTTTACTGGGGCATCTCGTTTATATCCTGTTATGGCGTTCCGCCCCTGTACTGATTATCCCCCTCTCCAAAAAGTATGTTGCTGCTGCCATCATCTTGGCGATGGTGTTGGCTGCGGTGTTGATTTTACCTTCTGCAGGTGGCTTGTTTTGGGCTATAGCCAGTTATTTGCTGGTCATTACATTAATGGCCCTGATAGCCATGACCAGCCGGCTGATTAACCACTGGGGGGTGATCGGCGTTTGTAGTTTTTTGCTATCAGATTTTATCTTGGCGTGGAATGAGTTTGTCGATCCTATTAGCTTGAGTATGCCATTGGTGATGATCAGCTACTATCTGGCGCAATATTCTATTTGTAGATCGGTGATCGACTGCCATACTAGACAATGA
- a CDS encoding DUF1214 domain-containing protein: protein MTIETQSRTALKDLISLLQEVDDRWSGPEWNLNSAEDVAASHRALMHILEAGLVGFFEQDVRCPNFRRIVTPSRKLTGDNSDAIYFDAPVSADYTYVVHGTVQRSAYFSVTIEEGAEDGKLANKTGGVINDTELDIDSNGHFTIYLGGEPKTRNWLPLSANASRVTTRHYYEHKTPAAKRVDLEPRLTIECLSDIDTPEPANDASIAAGINRVSNFVRTRTLEMLPMANAETQPDFVGLIPNQFPTPVPPGDFGLAAFDAHYSMAPFFINHDEALVITGRWPECRFANICLWNRFQQTYDYVNRSASLNRAQTELEDDGSFKIILANKNPGHPNWIDTENNLFGLVFWRFFLVEGEVETPQATVVKLAELV, encoded by the coding sequence ATGACCATCGAAACTCAAAGTCGTACTGCTTTAAAAGACTTAATCAGTTTGTTACAAGAAGTAGATGATCGCTGGTCTGGGCCTGAGTGGAATTTAAACTCTGCTGAAGATGTGGCTGCCTCCCATCGCGCATTAATGCATATTTTAGAAGCCGGCTTGGTCGGATTTTTTGAGCAAGATGTCCGCTGTCCTAATTTTCGTCGTATAGTAACACCCAGTCGTAAACTCACGGGTGATAATAGCGATGCCATTTATTTTGATGCGCCGGTCAGTGCAGATTACACTTATGTGGTTCATGGGACCGTACAGCGCTCGGCCTATTTTTCGGTAACTATTGAGGAGGGTGCCGAGGACGGCAAGCTGGCCAATAAAACCGGTGGTGTTATTAACGACACTGAGCTGGATATCGACAGCAATGGACATTTCACTATTTATTTAGGCGGTGAGCCCAAAACGCGGAATTGGTTGCCCTTATCTGCCAACGCATCCAGAGTAACAACACGTCATTATTATGAACATAAAACCCCTGCAGCTAAGCGTGTTGATTTAGAGCCACGTCTGACGATTGAATGTCTTAGCGATATTGATACTCCGGAGCCGGCTAATGATGCCAGTATCGCTGCCGGTATAAACCGGGTCAGTAATTTTGTCCGTACCCGTACTCTGGAAATGTTACCGATGGCTAACGCTGAAACTCAGCCGGACTTTGTCGGTTTAATCCCCAATCAATTTCCGACACCCGTTCCGCCGGGGGATTTTGGTTTGGCTGCCTTTGATGCGCATTATTCGATGGCGCCCTTTTTTATCAATCATGATGAAGCTTTAGTGATCACGGGTCGCTGGCCGGAATGTCGCTTTGCTAATATCTGTTTATGGAACCGTTTTCAGCAAACCTATGATTACGTTAATCGCAGCGCGTCTTTGAATAGAGCGCAAACAGAGCTGGAAGATGATGGTAGTTTTAAAATAATTTTGGCGAATAAAAACCCGGGACACCCTAACTGGATTGATACAGAAAACAACCTGTTTGGCTTGGTGTTCTGGCGGTTTTTTCTGGTTGAAGGTGAGGTGGAAACACCGCAGGCGACGGTGGTGAAACTAGCCGAATTAGTTTGA
- a CDS encoding MerR family DNA-binding transcriptional regulator codes for MSNTYNISDLAAEFDITTRTIRFYEEKGLLKPERNGNNRIYSPADRVALKLILRGKRLGFTLEESRDIITMYHPGQNNADQLHSLISKIREKRGQLEQQLHDLEVMMLDLESSEEKCLLALAELAPTS; via the coding sequence ATGTCCAATACGTACAATATCTCGGATCTGGCAGCAGAATTTGACATTACCACCCGCACTATCCGCTTTTATGAAGAAAAAGGCCTGCTCAAGCCTGAACGTAATGGCAATAATCGTATTTACAGCCCCGCCGACCGAGTCGCTTTAAAGCTTATTCTGCGCGGTAAGCGGTTGGGGTTTACGCTTGAAGAGAGCCGCGACATCATCACCATGTACCACCCCGGCCAGAATAATGCTGACCAGCTGCATAGTCTGATCAGCAAGATCCGTGAAAAGCGTGGCCAACTTGAGCAACAGTTACACGATCTGGAAGTGATGATGCTCGACCTGGAAAGCTCGGAAGAGAAATGCCTGCTAGCCTTAGCTGAGCTGGCTCCCACATCCTAA
- a CDS encoding isovaleryl-CoA dehydrogenase → MNTSYPTLNFDLGEEIDMLRDTVYQFSQNEIAPRAAQIDTDNAFPMDLWRKFGDLGLLGMTVAEEYGGTNMGYLAHTVAMEEISRASASVGLSYGAHSNLCVNQIFKNGSEQQKQKYLPALCSGEHIGALAMSEPNAGSDVVSMKLKAEKKDNHYILNGNKMWITNGPDAHTYVIYAKTDMEAGAKGMTAFIVEHDYPGFSRHQKLDKLGMRGSNTCELVFQDCAVPAENILGQEGGGVRVLMSGLDYERTVLSGGPVGIMQACMDIVVPYLHDRKQFGQSIGEFQLMQGKLADMYTDLNASRAYLYAVAKSCDRGDESRKDAAAVILFTAEKATQMALQAIQALGGNGYINEFATGRLLRDAKLYEIGAGTSEIRRMLIGRELFKETS, encoded by the coding sequence ATGAACACTAGCTACCCCACCCTCAATTTTGACCTCGGTGAAGAAATCGACATGCTGCGCGACACGGTATATCAATTTTCTCAAAATGAGATTGCCCCTCGCGCTGCACAAATCGACACTGATAACGCCTTTCCCATGGATTTATGGCGCAAATTCGGTGATCTGGGTTTGCTGGGTATGACCGTTGCCGAAGAATATGGCGGTACCAATATGGGTTATCTTGCTCACACCGTCGCGATGGAAGAAATCAGCCGGGCATCGGCGTCAGTCGGGCTTTCCTACGGCGCTCACTCCAACCTCTGCGTTAACCAGATTTTCAAAAACGGCAGCGAACAGCAAAAACAAAAATACCTGCCAGCGCTATGCTCCGGCGAGCATATTGGCGCACTGGCAATGTCAGAACCCAATGCGGGTTCGGATGTAGTCAGTATGAAGTTGAAAGCCGAGAAAAAAGACAACCACTATATTTTGAACGGCAACAAAATGTGGATTACCAATGGTCCCGATGCCCATACTTATGTGATCTACGCCAAAACCGATATGGAAGCTGGCGCCAAAGGAATGACAGCGTTTATTGTTGAACACGACTACCCCGGTTTTTCCCGTCACCAAAAACTCGACAAACTGGGCATGCGAGGCTCCAACACTTGCGAGCTGGTGTTTCAAGACTGCGCAGTGCCAGCGGAAAATATTCTCGGCCAGGAAGGTGGTGGGGTACGGGTATTAATGAGCGGTCTGGATTACGAACGCACGGTTCTTTCCGGTGGCCCTGTCGGCATTATGCAGGCCTGCATGGATATTGTGGTGCCTTATCTCCATGACCGTAAACAGTTCGGCCAAAGCATTGGCGAGTTTCAATTAATGCAAGGCAAACTCGCCGATATGTATACCGACTTAAATGCCTCTCGCGCCTATCTTTATGCGGTCGCAAAATCCTGTGACCGCGGCGATGAATCACGTAAAGATGCCGCCGCAGTGATTTTATTTACCGCCGAAAAAGCAACCCAGATGGCCTTACAAGCAATTCAGGCATTAGGTGGCAATGGTTATATCAATGAATTTGCTACCGGACGTTTATTACGCGATGCCAAGCTCTATGAAATTGGCGCAGGCACCTCGGAAATTCGTCGTATGCTAATAGGTCGTGAATTATTTAAAGAAACCAGCTAA
- a CDS encoding carboxyl transferase domain-containing protein yields MINNTIKSKINTRSADFIANVEAMQQQVDDLAEKIAAIKKGGGEKYQQRHKDRGKLLARERINALVDPGSPFLEISQLAAYDVYDEEVNAAGVIAGVGRICGQECMIVANDATVKGGSYYPLTVKKHLRAQTIAEENNLPCVYLVDSGGANLPRQDEVFPDREHFGRIFFNQANMSAKNIPQIAVVMGSCTAGGAYVPAMADESIIVKEQGTIFLAGPPLVKAATGEVVSAEDLGGADLHCKTSGVTDHYAQNDHHALQLARQSIANLNRVKPQQLATRAVTEPLYESKEIYGVVPKDSRHPYDVREIIARIVDGSEFTEFKALYGTTLVCGFAHIFGYPVGIIGNNGILFSESAQKGAHFIELCAQRKIPLIFLQNITGFMVGQQYEAGGIAKHGAKMVTAVACAKVPKLTVVIGGSFGAGNYGMCGRAYDPNFLFMWPNARISVMGGEQAAGVLAQIKRDQKENEGEHWSAEQEAQFKQPILETYEKQGHPYYASARLWDDGVIDPAETRMVLGLSLSATLNKPIADTQFGIFRM; encoded by the coding sequence ATGATCAACAACACCATTAAAAGCAAAATAAACACACGCTCTGCAGATTTCATCGCAAATGTTGAAGCCATGCAGCAGCAAGTGGATGACCTCGCCGAAAAAATTGCAGCCATTAAAAAAGGCGGTGGCGAAAAATACCAGCAGCGCCATAAAGATCGGGGCAAGCTACTGGCTCGGGAACGTATCAATGCACTGGTAGACCCTGGCTCACCGTTTTTAGAAATATCACAACTCGCCGCTTATGACGTTTACGATGAAGAAGTAAATGCCGCCGGCGTTATTGCTGGCGTAGGCCGTATCTGCGGGCAGGAATGCATGATTGTGGCGAACGATGCCACGGTCAAAGGTGGCTCATACTACCCATTGACAGTAAAAAAACATTTACGCGCGCAAACGATTGCGGAGGAAAATAATCTACCCTGTGTCTATCTAGTTGATTCCGGCGGTGCCAATTTACCTCGACAAGACGAGGTATTTCCCGACCGCGAACACTTTGGCCGCATCTTTTTCAATCAAGCCAATATGTCTGCCAAAAATATTCCACAAATCGCAGTGGTAATGGGGTCCTGTACTGCTGGCGGCGCCTATGTGCCCGCAATGGCGGACGAGTCAATTATTGTGAAAGAGCAAGGGACTATTTTCCTAGCTGGCCCGCCGCTGGTAAAAGCCGCCACCGGTGAAGTGGTCAGCGCCGAGGATTTAGGCGGCGCAGACTTACACTGTAAAACTTCCGGTGTAACCGACCACTACGCCCAAAACGATCATCACGCCCTACAGTTAGCCAGGCAATCGATTGCTAATCTAAATCGGGTTAAACCTCAGCAACTAGCTACGAGAGCAGTAACGGAGCCACTTTATGAGAGCAAGGAAATCTACGGTGTGGTGCCTAAAGATAGTCGCCACCCCTATGACGTTAGGGAAATCATTGCCCGTATTGTTGACGGTTCCGAGTTTACTGAATTTAAAGCACTGTATGGCACCACTCTAGTCTGTGGCTTTGCCCATATTTTTGGTTATCCGGTGGGTATTATTGGTAACAACGGCATTCTATTTTCCGAGTCTGCACAAAAAGGCGCACATTTTATTGAACTCTGTGCGCAACGCAAAATCCCGCTTATCTTCTTACAAAACATTACCGGTTTTATGGTAGGCCAACAGTATGAAGCCGGTGGTATCGCCAAACACGGTGCCAAAATGGTTACCGCTGTCGCCTGTGCCAAAGTCCCCAAGCTCACTGTTGTCATCGGCGGATCCTTTGGTGCGGGAAATTACGGCATGTGCGGTCGCGCCTACGACCCCAATTTTTTATTCATGTGGCCTAACGCTCGCATTTCGGTAATGGGAGGCGAACAAGCTGCTGGTGTGTTGGCGCAAATCAAACGCGACCAGAAAGAAAACGAGGGTGAACACTGGAGTGCGGAACAAGAAGCCCAATTTAAACAGCCCATTCTTGAAACCTACGAAAAACAAGGTCACCCCTATTACGCCTCAGCCAGATTATGGGACGACGGCGTGATTGATCCCGCGGAGACCCGGATGGTACTGGGCCTATCATTATCCGCTACCTTGAATAAGCCAATTGCGGACACACAGTTTGGTATTTTTAGAATGTAA
- a CDS encoding enoyl-CoA hydratase/isomerase family protein, with amino-acid sequence MKLDKITSVIDERGIATVTLNNPDKHNAFDDQIVAQLTHIFLDLNANAAVRVVILAAKGKSFSAGADLNWMKRMANYSVEENLVDAKKLALMLHTLYSLSKPTIARVQGAAFGGGVGLVSCCDMAIAAEHASFSLSEVKLGMVPATISPYVIEAIGPRAARRYFMTAERFTAATAFQLGLVNECVAQEQLDASIATITDALLTNGPAAVTSAKQLISEIKFQAIDQALIKQTSELIATIRSSAEGKEGLGAFLEKRQPNWINAATAGE; translated from the coding sequence ATGAAGCTGGATAAAATTACTTCGGTAATCGATGAACGCGGTATTGCCACGGTCACACTAAATAATCCCGATAAGCACAATGCTTTTGACGATCAAATCGTCGCGCAACTCACTCATATTTTTCTCGACCTGAATGCTAACGCAGCAGTTAGAGTAGTCATTCTGGCCGCTAAGGGTAAAAGTTTTTCAGCCGGCGCTGATCTAAATTGGATGAAGCGGATGGCAAATTACAGCGTCGAAGAAAACTTAGTAGACGCGAAGAAACTCGCACTGATGCTACACACGCTCTATAGCCTATCTAAACCCACCATAGCCCGCGTGCAAGGCGCAGCGTTTGGTGGTGGTGTCGGTTTAGTTAGCTGCTGCGACATGGCCATTGCCGCTGAACACGCAAGCTTTAGTTTAAGTGAGGTTAAATTAGGTATGGTTCCTGCCACGATTAGCCCCTATGTTATCGAAGCCATTGGGCCCCGTGCAGCGCGCCGCTATTTTATGACCGCTGAACGCTTTACTGCTGCTACTGCTTTTCAGCTTGGTCTGGTCAATGAGTGTGTGGCGCAAGAACAGCTGGATGCAAGCATTGCCACTATAACCGATGCACTATTAACCAACGGCCCTGCCGCTGTCACCTCGGCAAAACAGTTAATCAGCGAGATAAAATTTCAAGCCATAGATCAAGCACTTATAAAACAGACCAGTGAACTAATCGCAACTATTCGCAGTTCAGCTGAGGGCAAAGAAGGGCTCGGCGCTTTTTTGGAAAAACGCCAACCCAACTGGATTAATGCTGCAACGGCAGGAGAATAA